One segment of Theobroma cacao cultivar B97-61/B2 chromosome 9, Criollo_cocoa_genome_V2, whole genome shotgun sequence DNA contains the following:
- the LOC108663329 gene encoding uncharacterized protein At2g29880-like codes for MSTSSARASQSSKGTKRKWNHHEDVALITALIDLHNIGKYNADTGFRGGYLIELENMLATKLPDANLKAKPHIESRIKTLKKEWAIIYDMVQGTHTSGFGWDDQRNMVVADDPVWEAYIQSHKEAAPFRRKSFPFFNELSIIYARDRATGKDAQTAADILEEMQDCNDTINEEIEGENLAGYNFEDEDFSNIQPQTSAPRSDTTSTRKRKRLNETGDPITSESIIAAATILGENIKEAGIEFSRSVGAEVNIQQKAQELDGILSQVEGLTAMERVLASIKLPESPTLMFVFFSIDPDRRLEWLRTFLADR; via the exons ATGTCCACATCTTCAGCACGAGCTTCTCAAAGTTCAAAGGgaaccaaaagaaaatggaatcaTCATGAAGATGTTGCACTTATTACAGCTTTGATTGATTTGCACAATATAGGAAAATATAATGCTGACACTGGGTTTAGAGGGGGTTATTTAATAGAACTTGAAAATATGCTTGCAACAAAATTACCAGATGCAAACTTGAAGGCGAAGCCCCACATAGAGTCTAGAataaagactttgaaaaaagaaTGGGCTATTATATATGATATGGTGCAAGGGACACATACTAGTGGATTTGGGTGGGATGATCAAAGGAATATGGTTGTTGCTGATGATCCAGTATGGGAAGCTTACATACAG aGTCATAAGGAGGCTGCCCCTTTTAGAAGAAAGAGTTTTCCCTTCTTCAATGAGCTAAGTATAATTTATGCAAGAGATCGTGCAACAGGGAAAGATGCACAAACTGCAGCAGATATCCTTGAAGAAATGCAGGACTGTAATGATACAATCAATGAGGAAATTGAAGGTGAAAACCTAGCTGGATATAATTTTGAGGATGAGGATTTTTCCAATATTCAACCTCAAACTTCAGCTCCCAGAAGTGACACAACTTCAACAAGGAAGAGGAAAAGGCTAAATGAGACGGGTGATCCCATCACATCTGAATCAATTATTGCTGCTGCAACGATATTGGgtgaaaacataaaagagGCTGGAATTGAGTTTAGCAGAAGTGTTGGGGCAGAGGTGAACATCCAACAAAAAGCTCAAGAGTTGGATGGGATTTTAAGTCAAGTAGAGGGATTGACAGCGATGGAAAGGGTTTTAGCTTCAATTAAACTTCCAGAATCTCCAACTcttatgtttgtgttttttagTATTGATCCTGATCGAAGACTTGAATGGCTGAGGACATTTCTTGCTGACCGTTGA
- the LOC18599622 gene encoding uncharacterized protein LOC18599622 gives MVRLCLRRDAKRQKRLLAMFKFYMEICRAVSSFLTLLSAASTLCTYRPRVRSYALDFATNREYVRRLVYDNDISCISQIGMNTVTFFKLYEMLESIGGLKSTKNMLVDEQVAIFLHIIAHHVKNRVISLNFRRSGESISRHFHNVLAAVLKLQEHLFRKPEPIPTNSTDNRWKWFKNCLGALDGTYIRVKVPSADKPRYRTRKGDIATNMLSVCTPDMQFVFVLPDWEGSVVDGRVLRDALRRRNGLKVPHGCYYLVDAGYTNCEGFLAPFRGQRREMSFDPIEVDLGEYVETNIAVDEDFISTIDPTDVWGNFRMELANHMFNEWQASRQNDD, from the exons ATGGTTCGTTTGTGTTTGAGAAGAGATGCTAAACGACAAAAAAGGCTATTAgctatgtttaaattttatatggaGATTTGTCGTGCTGTTAGTTCATTCTTGACCTTATTGTCTGCAGCATCGACTTTATGTACTTATAGGCCAAGAGTAAGATCTTATGCATTAGATTTTGCTACAAATCGAGAGTATGTGAGGCGACTTGTGTATGATAATGATATTTCATGTATTTCACAAATTGGGATGAATACGGTTaccttttttaaattatatgaaatgttAGAAAGTATTGGAGGGTTGAAGTCAACAAAGAACATGCTTGTAGATGAGCAAGTTGCAATATTCTTACATATTATTGCTCATCATGTTAAGAATCGAgtaattagtttaaattttagaagGTCGGGTGAGTCAATTAGTCGGCACTTTCATAATGTTTTGGCTGCAGTCTTGAAATTGCAAGAACATTTGTTTAGAAAACCTGAGCCCATTCCAACAAACTCAACAGACAATCGGTGGAAGTGGTTTAAG AATTGTTTAGGTGCTCTAGATGGGACATACATCAGAGTTAAGGTGCCAAGTGCAGATAAACCTAGATATCGCACTCGTAAAGGGGATATTGCAACAAATATGTTAAGTGTATGTACACCTGACATGCAATTTGTCTTTGTTCTTCCTGATTGGGAAGGGTCTGTAGTTGATGGCAGAGTTCTTCGAGATGCACTAAGGAGAAGAAATGGACTTAAAGTGCCTCATG GTTGTTACTATCTAGTTGATGCGGGCTATACAAATTGTGAAGGCTTTCTTGCACCTTTTAGGGGTCAAAG gaGGGAGATGAGTTTTGATCCTATTGAAGTGGATTTAGGGGAATATGTTGAAACCAACATAGCAGTTGATGAGGATTTTATAAGTACTATTGATCCTACTGATGTTTGGGGTAATTTCAGAATGGAATTAGCAAATCATATGTTCAATGAATGGCAAGCATCTAGGCAAAATGATGATTGA
- the LOC18589119 gene encoding protein SUPPRESSOR OF MAX2 1, which yields MRAGLSTIQQTLTPEAASVLNHSIAEASRRNHGQTTPLHVAATLLASPTGFLRQACIKSHPNSSHPLQCRALELCFSVALERLPTAQNANSSSPGLDPPISNALMAALKRAQAHQRRGCPEQQQQPLLAVKVELEQLIISILDDPSVSRVMREASFSSPAVKATIEQSLNSTSSNSANTAGPIGLGFRPVVAAASAVAAPSANRNMYLNPRLQQGAAGQSGQQRSEEVKRVIDILMRSKKRNPVLVGEPEPELVVKEILRRIESKEIDGVLRNVEVVHLEKDFALDKTQMVAKIKELGTQVGAKIGNLDCGGVILYLGDLKWLVENNQQVGLGVGVQQQQVVSEAGRAAVAEMGKLLGRFGEGSGRVWLIGTATCETYLRCQVYHPSMENDWDLQAVPIAARAPLPGIFARLGSNGILSSSVESLSPLKGFATTAAQPRQLSENLDPARKIGCCPQCMQNYDQELVKLVAAKEFEKSSSDIKSESTRPALPQWLQNAKAHDGDVKTDQTQTKDQETIWKQKTQELQKKWNDTCLRLHPNFHQPSLVSERFTSTALSMTSLCNSPLLGRQPFQPKLQLNRNIGETLQLNPNLVASQPMERTSSPPGSLVRTDLVLGRPKITETSPERMHKERVRDLLGCIPSEPQNKFQDLQSGKLLNTLDADLLKKLLKGLIEKVWWQQDAASAVATTVTQCKLGNGKRRGAGAKGDIWLLFTGPDRVGKKKMALALSDQVCGAHPVVICLGSRRDDMESDVSVRGKTVLDRIAEAVRRNPFSVVMLEDIDEADMLVRGSIKRAMERGRLADSHGREISLGNVIFILTANWLPDNLKFLSNGISLDEKKLASLASGSWQLRLSLSEKTAKRRASWLHEDRATKPRKETGSPLSFDLNEAADVEDDKADGSHNSSDLTVDHEEEHGLTNRLLCNSTSSVSRELLNSVDDAIVFKPVDFGPIRRDIANSIMKKFSSIIGDRLTIEILDEALEKITSGAWIGRTGLEEWTEKALVPSLQQLKTRLPASDESLVVRLELDDESGNRSYGDWLPSSVKVVVDGF from the exons ATGAGAGCAGGATTAAGCACGATCCAACAGACCCTGACGCCGGAGGCGGCCAGCGTGTTGAACCATTCGATAGCTGAAGCCAGCCGTAGGAATCACGGCCAAACGACGCCGCTCCATGTGGCGGCAACACTCCTCGCATCTCCCACCGGATTCCTTCGCCAAGCATGTATCAAATCGCACCCCAATTCGTCTCATCCCTTGCAGTGTCGAGCTTTGGAGCTTTGTTTCAGCGTGGCGTTGGAACGCCTTCCCACTGCTCAAAACGCCAATAGTAGCAGCCCGGGACTCGACCCACCAATCTCCAATGCCTTGATGGCTGCTCTTAAACGTGCTCAAGCCCACCAACGCCGTGGATGTCCCGAGCAACAACAGCAACCGCTTTTGGCTGTTAAAGTGGAATTGGAACAGTTAATTATATCGATTCTTGATGATCCAAGTGTTAGTAGAGTCATGCGGGAAGCTAGTTTTTCGAGTCCAGCAGTCAAAGCAACCATTGAACAATCATTGAACTCAACGAGTTCAAACTCAGCTAACACGGCCGGTCCAATCGGATTGGGGTTCAGACCGGTTGTAGCTGCTGCTTCCGCAGTTGCCGCGCCTTCAGCCAATCGGAATATGTATTTGAATCCGAGGTTACAACAAGGGGCAGCCGGGCAGTCCGGGCAGCAAAGGAGTGAAGAAGTGAAAAGGGTGATCGATATTTTGATGAGGAGTAAGAAGAGGAACCCGGTTTTGGTTGGTGAACCGGAGCCGGAATTGGTGGTGAAGGAGATTTTGAGGAGGATTGAGAGTAAGGAAATCGATGGGGTTTTGAGAAATGTTGAGGTGGTTCATTTGGAGAAAGATTTCGCATTGGATAAAACCCAAATGGTTGCGAAAATTAAAGAGTTGGGTACTCAAGTTGGAGCGAAGATTGGGAATTTGGATTGTGGAGGGGTGATTCTTTATTTGGGTGACTTGAAATGGTTAGTGGAGAATAACCAGCAGGTGGGTCTTGGCGTTGGGGTTCAACAGCAGCAGGTGGTATCGGAAGCGGGGCGTGCTGCGGTGGCAGAGATGGGGAAGTTGTTGGGAAGGTTTGGGGAAGGGAGTGGGAGAGTATGGTTGATTGGAACTGCTACTTGTGAAACTTATTTGAGATGTCAAGTTTATCATCCTTCAATGGAAAATGATTGGGATCTGCAGGCTGTTCCTATTGCTGCCAGAGCACCCTTGCCGGGAATATTTGCAAG GCTTGGAAGCAATGGAATACTTAGCAGCTCTGTTGAGTCCCTATCCCCATTGAAGGGGTTTGCAACTACAGCTGCTCAACCTAGGCAACTTTCTGAGAACTTGGACCCTGCTCGAAAAATAGGCTGTTGCCCACAGTGCATGCAGAATTATGATCAAGAACTTGTAAAACTTGTAGCAGCCAAGGAGTTTGAGAAATCCTCCTCTGATATTAAGTCAGAATCAACTCGGCCAGCATTGCCACAGTGGTTGCAGAATGCTAAGGCCCATGATGGTGATGTCAAAACAGATCAGACGCAG ACCAAGGATCAAGAGACGATTTGGAAGCAGAAGACTCAGGAATTGCAGAAGAAATGGAATGACACATGTTTGCGTCTCCATCCTAATTTTCATCAGCCCAGTCTAGTCTCTGAGAGATTCACTTCTACAGCTCTCTCAATGACGAGCTTGTGTAATTCACCTCTGCTAGGACGGCAACCTTTCCAACCCAAATTACAATTGAACAGGAACATTGGGGAGACATTGCAACTGAATCCAAATCTAGTAGCTAGCCAACCAATGGAACGGACAAGTAGCCCACCAGGAAGCCTTGTAAGGACAGACCTTGTTCTTGGGCGACCAAAGATCACCGAGACCTCACCAGAAAGAATGCATAAAGAGCGGGTGAGGGACCTTTTGGGCTGCATACCTTCTGAACCACAGAACAAGTTCCAAGATTTGCAAAGCGGCAAACTGTTGAACACATTAGATGCTGACTTATTAAAGAAACTCCTTAAAGGTCTAATAGAGAAGGTATGGTGGCAGCAGGATGCAGCATCTGCAGTGGCTACAACTGTGACACAGTGTAAATTAGGCAATGGAAAACGGCGGGGTGCTGGAGCAAAGGGTGACATTTGGTTGTTGTTTACTGGCCCTGACAGGGTTGGCAAGAAGAAGATGGCATTGGCCCTCTCAGATCAAGTATGTGGGGCGCATCCAGTGGTGATATGTCTTGGTTCAAGACGTGATGATATGGAATCCGATGTGAGTGTCCGTGGTAAAACGGTGCTGGATAGAATAGCAGAGGCAGTTAGGAGGAACCCTTTCTCAGTAGTAATGCTTGAAGATATCGATGAAGCAGATATGCTAGTTAGAGGCAGCATAAAACGAGCAATGGAGAGAGGTCGACTTGCTGATTCTCATGGTCGTGAGATCAGTCTAGgaaatgttatttttattctcaCTGCAAATTGGCTGCCAGATAATCTTAAATTCTTATCAAATGGTATTTCCCTGGATGAAAAGAAGCTTGCCAGTTTAGCAAGTGGAAGTTGGCAATTAAGGTTATCCCTTTCTGAGAAAACTGCAAAGCGCCGGGCCAGTTGGCTACATGAGGACAGAGCAACAAAGCCACGGAAGGAAACTGGTTCGCCACTATCATTCGATCTTAATGAGGCTGCTGATGTGGAGGACGATAAAGCTGATGGATCACACAATTCCAGCGATCTCACAGTGGATCATGAAGAAGAACATGGCCTCACTAATAGGCTATTATGCAACTCAACATCATCAGTATCTCGTGAGCTGCTCAATTCTGTGGATGATGCCATTGTCTTTAAACCTGTAGATTTTGGTCCCATTAGACGCGATATAGCAAACTCCATAATGAAAAAGTTTTCCAGCATTATTGGTGACAGGCTAACAATTGAGATCTTAGATGAAGCACTGGAAAAGATTACGAGTGGAGCATGGATAGGCCGAACTGGATTAGAAGAATGGACAGAGAAAGCATTGGTCCCAAGCTTGCAACAGCTGAAAACACGATTGCCTGCATCAGATGAGTCTCTGGTCGTTCGACTTGAACTCGATGATGAATCTGGTAACCGAAGTTATGGAGATTGGCTGCCCAGTAGTGTGAAGGTGGTAGTGGATGGGTTCTGA